In Miscanthus floridulus cultivar M001 chromosome 5, ASM1932011v1, whole genome shotgun sequence, one genomic interval encodes:
- the LOC136455625 gene encoding uncharacterized protein produces the protein MEKLPPGFLSLGSGSGSAEFSFPDLLGTQRTPPRLPDEIVEEILLCIPPDDHEHLLCVALVCKHWARLLASRGFRRRYRQRHRTPLLLGFLGNLIDTGGYARFIPTHAFRPVRPDRHDYRAHDARHGRVLLNRIARCGDVFQGVEAALIVWDPITDEQWPLPPLLRDQPVRNWTAAVLCATAGLGTCDHLGCRPGDFHVVFVGIDDKEMFASVYSSDSATWSEATSANLPYDYLHEAVLPALAGNALYFVFRMGMAMLKYDLDTRVMSVMHVPMSWYPRRVVPMAMDDGGLGLAEVDMESNLILWSMEVSADGNVEQWVVSRHIELRTLLPAHALAFCVVAVADAVGVIFVYTVDGVYTFDLNSGQVTKVLSYGFYDIIPFVSFYTPVLRAALDR, from the exons ATGGAGAAACTGCCCCCTGGTTTCCTCTCTCTcggaagcggaagcggaagcgCGGAATTCAGCTTCCCCGACCTGCTAGGTACCCAGCGCACGCCGCCGCGGCTGCCGGACGAGATCGTCGAGGAGATCTTGCTCTGCATCCCTCCTGACGACCATGAGCATCTCCTCTGTGTCGCTCTCGTCTGCAAGCACTGGGCCCGCCTCCTCGCTAGTCGTGGCTTCCGCCGCCGATACCGCCAGCGCCACCGGACGCCACTGCTGCTGGGGTTCCTCGGCAACCTCATCGACACCGGCGGGTACGCACGCTTCATCCCCACGCACGCGTTCCGGCCGGTCCGCCCCGACCGCCACGACTACCGCGCACACGACGCCCGCCACGGCCGTGTCCTCCTCAACAGAATCGCTCGATGCGGCGACGTGTTCCAGGGAGTGGAGGCCGCTCTCATCGTTTGGGACCCTATCACCGATGAGCAGTGGCCCCTGCCACCTCTGCTGCGGGACCAGCCGGTGCGCAACTGGACCGCCGCGGTGCTTTGCGCCACCGCCGGCCTTGGCACCTGCGACCACCTAGGTTGCCGCCCGGGGGACTTCCACGTCGTCTTTGTTGGCATCGACGACAAGGAGATGTTTGCCAGCGTCTACTCATCAGATTCTGCCACATGGAGTGAAGCGACCTCTGCGAACCTTCCTTATGATTATCTCCATGAGGCGGTGCTCCCTGCTCTAGCAGGGAATGCACTCTACTTTGTCTTTCGGATGGGAATGGCAATGCTCAAGTACGATCTGGACACGAGGGTGATGTCTGTGATGCACGTACCGATGAGTTGGTATCCTCGCCGCGTTGTGCCCATGGCGATGGATGATGGCGGCCTAGGGCTCGCGGAAGTGGACATGGAGTCTAATCTCATACTCTGGTCAATGGAGGTTAGTGCTGATGGAAATGTGGAACAATGGGTAGTGAGTAGACACATTGAGCTCAGGACGCTGCTCCCTGCTCATGCCCTTGCGTTCTGTGTGGTTGCCGTTGCGGATGCCGTGGGTGTCATCTTCGTGTATACGGTTGATGGGGTCTACACTTTTGATCTGAACTCTGGGCAGGTCACCAAGGTTTTAAGCTATGGTTTCTATGACATTATCCCCTTTGTGAGCTTCTATACTCCAG TATTACGAGCGGCCTTAGACAGGTGA